The Gemmatimonadota bacterium DNA segment TATCCAGATCATAACGCACCTGTCGCGTCACCGTGAGGCGATTCTGATTATAGCGTTTTTCCGTTTCGACATTCAGACGGGTCGGAGGGCGAAAATACGCCAGACGCAGATGTTGCCCCCGGTCGCGCACGCCATTTCGCACCACATCGAGTAACCCGCGCTTATCGCACTCAGAGGCAATCCGCTTGACAACCGCCTCCTCCAACGCGCTGCCATAATTCCTCTTGAGCGCGTCCATTGTATCGAACTGCGTCTCATTGAGAAACGCGAGCAACGTGTGTTTGTCCAGACCGAGTGCAGAATCGAACAGCCGATTATCGGCTTTGGCATATCCAGCGTGATCTACCAGCCACGCTTCAATCGCGTCCTCAAAGTCTTTTTCAGATGTGGGTTTGCGTGTCATTGTGAGAGATCAGGAAATATTCAACTTTTCAGCGACCTATAGTAATTATAGGCATCCTCTCCAGTAAGACGTTCTTCATCCTGTACTTCATTTATCAATTGTGCGAGACCATGATTTTCAATTGCTTCTTCCAAACGCTCAAATTCCGACAGCGGAATCTGTACCGCTATCGGAACCTGATTTTCGTCAAGGACGTAATACTTGTGAATTTTCAAAATTTCTATCTCCTATGACTATTCCACAATATCCAAAAGAAGCTGAAAATATGCTCTTGCCTCTGCCGGAACCTCCTCGACCCAGGTGTCAAGAAATATGTCATAAGAGTCATTAATTTCTTCTGGCTCACCCGAGACCGAGAATAATACCTCAACAAAGACATCTTCAGATTCATCATCTTCTTGAAGGCTGAATTCTATACCCTCTAAATTTGGGAAATGGCTCTCAAGAAGCCCGGGTATCTTTGAATACCACTCTGCTATGCCTCTATCCCGACAAAAAGTCTCCAAATCAGCGATTGAATCTCGAATGAAGTCACTGGCATTGAGAATTTCAATGCCAATGATCTCACCCTTATCGTTGTATTCTGCTGTGATATTGGGACTGAGTTCAATACTACCGTTTTCCGGTTCATCAGAAATCGCCAGGTATAAGATGTCTTCTGGCTCAAAGTATCTCATCTTCATCTCACTCATTTCTCTTGCCTAACTCTGGAGCGTAGTACTGGATCTAAAATCATAATAATCTAAAATCCGATCAGTCAGAATCCGAAACGAAAAAGAAATTAATTGCCTTAAAGACATCTTGATCTAATTGCTTCATAATCAATGTGTAGAAATCAAACTCCGTCTCCACCATCAGGTCGTCCTGATCTTCTGGCACAGCTACGACAATGAGATTTTCAGCAGTATCAATGGAGATTTCCACATTCCAATTCAACTCGGAAGCAGCAGCCTCGACAACAGAGCGCACTTGACCCCAAGCGATGCGAACAGGCGCAGGATGTAGATGTGACCACGCGGCGTCTTCCTCTGAACGATCCCAGTCTTCGGCAAGTGCGGCCTCACTTAACAATGCCGTTTCTGGAATCTCTCGCTCATCATCGAGAATCGTCACATAAGCCCGTCGTGGTTTTGACAACTGGATAGGCTGTAATAACTGCACATTGCCCTGTTCATCAATCGTAGCTTCAATGGTTTGTTGCATTTGTCACGCCTTCACGGAGTATATCAGTTGAGAAGTCCTTATCCTGTATAAATTCTGCATCCGAACATCAATTTTCTGTTGGCAATATCTCATCTCCACTGTGCGGTGGCTCATCGCCAGCCGTCCCCAGAATACGATCAAACGTCTCCAAGTCAGCGCGTGTGGCGCGTTCTTGAAAGTAGCGAGCCGTCCGCAAAGCAGCCAACTTCTCCGCTACAGCCACGTTAATAAACTGGTTGAGCGTTGTGCCCTCTTCCTCCGCCACTTTTTCCGCCTCGGCTTTAAGCGAGGTGAGCAGTCGCAGGTTGTAATTACTCATGGTAGCCATAATCAAAAAAATTTAAGTCGTTATCATCTGTAAGTGATTCTTCAGAAAATAGAACAGTCAAGGTCTTTCCATATCCTCCCAGTCCAATCACATCTTCATTGACTTCCTCCGACTGTGCTCCTGGAAACCAGGCATCCAAGTAGGAGCTACTTTCCTCTTTTGCACCCGATAGAATGTTGTTTTGATCTTCATTGAATGCAGAGGTTTGGCTTTGTGGAGGTATGCCTTCCCCTTTTCTCAGCCACGATGCTCCTTGAATTTTTGTTTTCATCGTGTCAGACATAAACGAGTACTCAACTCTATTATTCGAACTTACGATGAGAGCAACGGGATAGTCTGCAAAGGTCGCATATCGGATGGCAGTAGCAGTAATTGATGTTTTACATTTTTCGGAAAGTGCTTCAATTGCATAAAATCCCGGAATTGTCTCTTGACCCAGTGCTACTCCAAATAAATGTCGAGGCATGAGTAGCGCTGCGGCAAAGTGGTCGGCCTCAAGCTCGTGAATCACACTGTCTGTAAATCCGTTGTGAGAGTGATGAATACCATCGCCTTCTGGAAATAAAAGTTCCGGATGGCCTGGTAAGAAATAGTGCCCTAATTCATGTGCCACAGTGAACCGAATAAACCCGTCATTGTTGAATTTAGATGAATAAAGAATGCCGAAAACATCTCCTTGTTTTACCAAGCAACCCGAAAATCCCTGTATTTCTCCACGCTGACATTGGATTGCATATTGCTCGGCAATCTCAATAGGGTTGATAGGAAGAGATACTATACCAAGCTGTGTCACCAAATTTTCAGCATGGGCTTCTGCTTGCAATAATCGGTGTCTTTGATTCACACGTTACTCCTACCACTACGATCTCTTTTTGTTGGCAAGAAATGCTGCGAACTCAGCTAATTGCTGACGGTCTTCATCTGCCATTTCTTGAGCATTTCTAAAAATACTTTGTAAGGTCGGACCAGACGTTGTTGGATCAATATCACGACCTATCAGAAAGTCAGTAGTGACCTCAAGGGTGTCTGCCAAACGCTTTAAGTTATCAAAGGATGGTGCCCGCCTACCCGTCTCAAAATGTGAGACTGCGGATGGCTGAAGTCCAGCTCTTTTTGCAAGTTCAGCCTGACTTAATCCTTTGATTTCTCGTATCTTTTTCAGGTTATCGGAAAAAACAGATGTAGGAGTTGACATAGCGGCCCCAATCCTTTATATTCTTTATATATACGAATCGTCTATATTTTCAGTTACGTATCGTCTGAAAGAAATGTGATGAGAATTTAAATGTCAAGCCGAAAGGAAGGTGATTATATGAGCAAGCACCATCGCCCGGGTCAAAAGGCTCCTGCCTCTGGCCAATATGAGATCATTGGTCCACGCGGAGGTCGAACTGGTAAGGAAAGAACTGTCGTGAAGGGAGAACCTCTGCCCCCAACACCCAAAAGAAATCAAGGTTATCGTATCGTTGACCGCACAAAAAATAAAAGTGGGCGCGGTTAATTATTATAACCCATAGCAAGGAGTAGAACCATGAAATTTCAAGGTGCTGTAATTAGAGAGCAAGGCGTCACGTTTGCCATTGTCATCGTCAAAAAGCATGTCTTGGACAACTCTCATTCTGCTCAAAATACGATTCAGTCCTTTGCTCCTGTTTTTTCTGGTTGCCCAGTAGTGCTTATGGCTCAGGATCATCAAGGTCGTGCATCTTATTATGGTCGCCGAGATATTGTGGACTTTATGGCTAATGTTCCACTATCGGCTATTCCCTGGAAAGAATATACACTAAATTGACCGATTTCTACAAAAGTATCCATCTTCGCCGTCTCTCTGTCAAAGCAGACGGCGATTTTATTTTTTATGTAGATTCGCCATAAGCATTTGAATCATAGAGCTTTTTATGTTCTGGATCCATAAGCGTTTCAAAACGCATATCCTCAAGAAGGGCGTATTTCTCAACTAAATCCCTGAACTTGGCTCCCCGTTTACTCAGACAATTGTAGAAGAGAAGACCCAATTCATCGCTTGACAGTTGCGCGCGGATGAAATTGGTGTAGCGTTTCTTTTCTTTGAATTTTTTGGGGAAATCCTTTTGATCATCAACAAATTTGACAACATTGTACAAATGCCGAAAGTAATGACCAACATGCGATTGATATTTAGCAAAGAATTTTTCGTATGTCTTGTCTATATATACAAGTGAGTGAGAGTCGTCATTATCCTCTATATCCTGAGATTTTTCCTTATTCTCTTCGTTTTCCTGATCTCCGTTATCTTCCTGATCTCGATCATAGAAACCCTTAAATCTTGTGAGTAAATTCTCAAAACAGGCACGTCCCTGATACTCTCCCAGACTCGTAACTCGCGGGACATCTCCAATCTTTCTACTCCGCACCGTCCCCTTCGACATAATCAATGAACTAACAATATCATTATGCAGGCCAAGAAGTTGAAAGAATGAGCTCTCAAAATTCTGCTTCTGAAGTGTTTCCTTTTGTCCCGTGATTTCAGCCCGTGTGTCCTTTAATTCTTGCCGTTGGAGTCCAAGTTCTAGCCATTGGAGAATTATTGCAAAAATGACACCTGCAAAAGCCAAGCCAGCAAATAGAGCATTAATGGCTTCAAACCTATCTCCAAATTGCGTCTCCTTATCTATTTCAAAAAAATAGGAGAGCCAGTCAAAAGGCATATACCTCCAAAGGATGCTCACCACTAATAATGAGATAAAAAATAAGAGGCACCAAAGAATCTTCTTAAGCCAGTCTGGAATTTTATCCATATTATTTCCTTTAGCCTACATTCCGCACATCAATCTTTCCCGTCACCGCAGCGGAGATCAGCGCGGTTCGGCGTTCTTTGAGTAGCTCAATCGCCGTTTCACATTTTTCAATGAGGGTATCGATCTTCGCCGTTTCTTTGTCGAGATATGCGATGATTCGATTTTGTTCCTGTTTTGGAGGAATACACAAGGAGAAGTTATTGTATTTTTCCGCGCTGACATTTTGAATCGTTGCTTGGATCAGGGTGCTGCTGATCCAGTTCCAATAATAATCACTTTCTGTATAAAGATAGAACCAATGGGGAGAGGCTTTTGAAATATCAATACTTGCTTTGATCAAGTACCCAGCAAAACAACATTCGCCCCAATCGCTCGAATAAATGAAACTTTTACCTACAGTTGCTCCGCTCCGTGCTAATAATACGTCTCCTTCCCGAAGCATATAGGGTTTTGCCAAATGCCAGGGTAACGACCTGAACGTATCTTCTCTCAAAGTGCCATTGTTTCTTATGTCCGTTATCCTAACAAAACGCGGTTGGTCCCTATCGTCGTCTATTGCCGCCTCATTAGCACCGTACATCAAAGGTTTGGTTACGACGTGTTTGAGTTTCTTCACCTCCCAATGCGCTGGCATCTTCCCCAACCATTCAATACCACTGTCTTTCATCTTCACATTCGGGTTCAATCCTCTGGTAACGGCATGTGAAATGATCGCCTGCCGCTTTTCCTGAAGCAGCGTGATCAATTGCTCTTGCTTGTCAATGAGGGTGTCGATCTTCGTCGTTTCTTTGTCGAGGAATGCAGCGATTTGCTTTTGTTCTTCGAGTGGAGGAAACGGGAGTATGAAATTACTGATGGCATAAGTTCCAAGTCCATATCGCGTTATGCCATTGGCTCGGGTGGCGAAGGCACTTCTCGCATACTGGGTATCCATAACCCGCTTCAAATATCCGCCGCATGTCCCTTTCTCAGGTCTTAGCAAGGCCAGATGATAGCCGCAGACTACACCATCCAAATCCTGTGGAACATAAGCTGGAACAGCAATGTCATTGGGGTCCTCAGAATCCTTTGTGATTATGGTATCCCCTCTTTTCAAAGTAAACTTTTTGATCTGAACATCGGACGCAGTCGCCTTCATAAAAGGCAAATCGGCTGTGATCTCTTCGTTGTAATACACATCGGTATAGTTACAAAGCTGCACCTCCTTTTCATCCTTTTTGCTCTTCTTATCTACGTTACTCGGCTGAACCCTCGCAACAAACTTCAATTTTTGGGTCGTCCACCCAGCAGGGATTTCTCCCAGCCACTCAACCCCACTCTCCTTATATGTCTCATACTTCCGAAAGCTCATGTGTCGTTCTCCTCGGCGGACTCGCATTGCAAATAAAACTCTTGCAACTTAGCCTGTAGCAGTTTCTTGTCCGGTAACTGCCTATGATATTCGGCAATCAATGCGGGCGAAAGCGTGCGGCTAAGCGCGTACTCGACAACTTCCACGTCTTTGCTCGCACATAGCAAAACACCGATAGCTGGTTGTTCGTGAGGCTTCTTCACATCGCGGTCCAAAGCCTCTAGATAAAAATTTAGCTTGCCCAAATACTCCGGCTCAAACCGCCCCACCTTCAGTTCAAACGCGACCAAACAATTAAGCTCGCGATGGAAAAAGAGCAGGTCGAGTGCAAAATCGCGACCACCAACCTGAAGAGGAAACTCCGCACCTACAAAACAAAAATCCCGACCCAATTCGATCAGAAAAT contains these protein-coding regions:
- a CDS encoding ImmA/IrrE family metallo-endopeptidase; this translates as MNQRHRLLQAEAHAENLVTQLGIVSLPINPIEIAEQYAIQCQRGEIQGFSGCLVKQGDVFGILYSSKFNNDGFIRFTVAHELGHYFLPGHPELLFPEGDGIHHSHNGFTDSVIHELEADHFAAALLMPRHLFGVALGQETIPGFYAIEALSEKCKTSITATAIRYATFADYPVALIVSSNNRVEYSFMSDTMKTKIQGASWLRKGEGIPPQSQTSAFNEDQNNILSGAKEESSSYLDAWFPGAQSEEVNEDVIGLGGYGKTLTVLFSEESLTDDNDLNFFDYGYHE
- a CDS encoding helix-turn-helix transcriptional regulator; translated protein: MSTPTSVFSDNLKKIREIKGLSQAELAKRAGLQPSAVSHFETGRRAPSFDNLKRLADTLEVTTDFLIGRDIDPTTSGPTLQSIFRNAQEMADEDRQQLAEFAAFLANKKRS
- a CDS encoding putative phage abortive infection protein, encoding MDKIPDWLKKILWCLLFFISLLVVSILWRYMPFDWLSYFFEIDKETQFGDRFEAINALFAGLAFAGVIFAIILQWLELGLQRQELKDTRAEITGQKETLQKQNFESSFFQLLGLHNDIVSSLIMSKGTVRSRKIGDVPRVTSLGEYQGRACFENLLTRFKGFYDRDQEDNGDQENEENKEKSQDIEDNDDSHSLVYIDKTYEKFFAKYQSHVGHYFRHLYNVVKFVDDQKDFPKKFKEKKRYTNFIRAQLSSDELGLLFYNCLSKRGAKFRDLVEKYALLEDMRFETLMDPEHKKLYDSNAYGEST
- a CDS encoding YjzC family protein, translated to MSKHHRPGQKAPASGQYEIIGPRGGRTGKERTVVKGEPLPPTPKRNQGYRIVDRTKNKSGRG
- a CDS encoding restriction endonuclease subunit S; translation: MSFRKYETYKESGVEWLGEIPAGWTTQKLKFVARVQPSNVDKKSKKDEKEVQLCNYTDVYYNEEITADLPFMKATASDVQIKKFTLKRGDTIITKDSEDPNDIAVPAYVPQDLDGVVCGYHLALLRPEKGTCGGYLKRVMDTQYARSAFATRANGITRYGLGTYAISNFILPFPPLEEQKQIAAFLDKETTKIDTLIDKQEQLITLLQEKRQAIISHAVTRGLNPNVKMKDSGIEWLGKMPAHWEVKKLKHVVTKPLMYGANEAAIDDDRDQPRFVRITDIRNNGTLREDTFRSLPWHLAKPYMLREGDVLLARSGATVGKSFIYSSDWGECCFAGYLIKASIDISKASPHWFYLYTESDYYWNWISSTLIQATIQNVSAEKYNNFSLCIPPKQEQNRIIAYLDKETAKIDTLIEKCETAIELLKERRTALISAAVTGKIDVRNVG